From the genome of Excalfactoria chinensis isolate bCotChi1 chromosome 12, bCotChi1.hap2, whole genome shotgun sequence, one region includes:
- the OMD gene encoding osteomodulin, producing MGILIQLSVISLLWTTTVFCQYEDYDFGDEYDEPDHQHPYYFNSNPSTQAEAPHFPFPVECARECFCPPEFPLSMYCDHRKLKTIPNIPAHVQQLYLQNNDIEAVPAGPFTNVTFLREINLSYNKIKFHLIDHGVFAKLSNLVQLHLQHNELDEFPFPLPSSLERLLLGFNKISQLPGMALDGLPNITMLDLCNNFLDDSVLKGNHFSVMNNLMQLNLCNNKLQTMPPNLPSSLMYLSLENNSISYIPENYFSKLPKIIALRMSHNNLQNIPRNTFINLPNLLELNLGHNKLKQVFYIPRSLQHLYIEDNDIEMINVTLMCPSIDPMNINQLTYIRVDQNKLTAPMSTYAFFCFPLIRTIYYGEQNSNASKSTQIRTPVLRRLLTPEEYDDEIEDDHETHDRETEEEHEAENNYFYPHFW from the exons ATGGGGATCCTGATTCAGCTATCAGTCAtttccctcctctggaccacTACAGTATTTTGCCAATATGAAGACTACGATTTTGGGGACGAATATGATGAGCCAGATCATCAGCATCCATATTATTTTAACTCTAATCCAAGCACACAAGCTGAAGCTCctcactttccttttccagttgaGTGTGCCAGAGAATGCTTTTGTCCACCAGAATTTCCACTATCAATGTATTGTGACCATCGTAAGCTTAAAACAATACCAAACATCCCTGCTCATGTTCAACAACTCTATCTGCAAAACAATGATATTGAAGCTGTACCTGCAGGACCATTCACTAACGTTACCTTTTTAAGAGAAATTAATCTGAGCtacaacaaaattaaatttcatCTGATCGATCACGGTGTTTTTGCCAAATTGTCAAACTTAGTGCAGCTTCATTTACAGCATAATGAATTAGATGAATTTCCATTCCCACTTCCCAGCTCTCTGGAGAGACTCCTCCTTGGTTTCAATAAGATTTCTCAGTTACCTGGAATGGCATTGGATGGATTACCAAACATAACCATGCTTGACCTTTGCAATAATTTTCTTGATGATTCAGTACTCAAAGGAAATCACTTTTCGGTCATGAACAACTTAATGCAGCTGAACCTATGCAACAACAAACTACAGACTATGCCTCCTAACCTGCCATCGTCACTTATGTATCTCTCTCTCGAAAACAACTCAATTTCTTATATTCCAGAAAACTACTTCAGCAAACTCCCCAAAATCATCGCCTTAAGAATGTCTCACAATAACCTGCAGAACATTCCACGCAACACCTTTATTAATCTACCAAACCTTCTGGAACTTAACCTTGGACATAACAAATTGAAACAAGTATTCTATATTCCAAGAAGTCTGCAGCATTTGTATATTGAAGACAATGACATTGAAA tgatAAATGTTACTTTGATGTGTCCCTCAATTGATCCAATGAACATCAACCAGTTAACCTACATACGGGTGGACCAAAACAAGCTAACAGCTCCAATGAGCACATATGCCTTCTTTTGCTTCCCTCTCATTAGAACCATTTACTATGGTGAACAAAACAGTAATGCCAGCAAGTCAACACAAATCAGAACACCGGTGTTACGACGACTTTTGACACCAGAAGAGTATGATGATGAAATAGAAGATGATCATGAAACACATGATCGAGAAACTGAAGAAGAGCACGAagcagaaaacaattatttttatcctCACTTTTGGTGA
- the ASPN gene encoding asporin translates to MKEYTLLLFLALCSAKPLIGPSYFTLKNMMLQDMEEDDEDDDDDNSLFPTTEPIIPLMPFDLFPTCPFGCQCYVRVVHCSDLGLTSIPRNIPPDTRMIDLQNNKIREVKENDLQGLAFLYALALNNNKITKIHPKAFQPTKKLRRLYLSHNQLTEIPTNLPKTLAELRIHANKVKKIPKDAFKGMKSLHVLEMSANPLNNDGIEPGAFEGVNIYHIRIAEAKLTSIPKDLPSSLLELHLDDNKITAVELEDFNRYKDLQRLGLGNNKIKDVENGSFANIPSIREIHLEKNKLKKVPPGLPDLKYLQVVFLHSNHIAKLGVNDFCPTGRRKKKALYSGISLFNNPVKYWEVQPSTFRCILARNSVQLGNFLK, encoded by the exons ATGAAAGAATACACACTGCTCCTCTTCTTGGCATTGTGCTCTGCTAAACCTCTCATTGGTCCTTCATATTTTACACTAAAAAATATGATGCTCCAAGATATGGAAGAAGacgatgaagatgatgatgatgacaaTTCTTTGTTTCCAACCACTGAACCAATTATTCCTCTAATGCCTTTTGATCTATTCCCAACGTGTCCCTTTGGATGCCAGTGCTACGTGAGAGTCGTCCATTGCTCTGATCTAG GTTTGACATCAATACCTCGCAACATCCCACCAGATACTCGCATGATTGACCttcagaacaacaaaataagagaGGTCAAGGAAAACGATCTCCAAGGACTTGCATTCCTTTAT GCACTTGCTTTGAACAACAATAAGATAACCAAGATCCATCCAAAAGCCTTTCAGCCAACCAAGAAGTTGCGACGACTGTATTTATCTCATAACCAGCTAACTGAGATCCCAACAAACTTACCAAAAACTTTAGCAGAGCTCAGAATTCATGCTAATAAGGTTAAGAAAATCCCTAAGGATGCGTTTAAAGGAATGAAGTCTTTACATGTTCTGG AAATGAGCGCAAATCCTCTCAACAATGATGGAATAGAGCCAGGTGCTTTTGAAGGAGTAAATATCTACCACATAAGAATTGCAGAAGCTAAATTAACTTCAATTCCTAAAG aTTTACCCTCCAGTTTACTAGAGCTTCACTTAGATGACAACAAGATCACAGCAGTTGAACTTGAAGACTTTAACCGGTATAAAGATCTTCAAAG GCTTGGCCTTGGGAACAATAAAATCAAAGATGTGGAAAATGGAAGTTTTGCCAACATACCAAGCATACGTGAAATCCatcttgaaaaaaataagctCAAGAAAGTTCCTCCTGGATTACCTGATCTGAAATACCTGCAG gTGGTCTTCCTTCATTCGAATCACATTGCAAAACTGGGAGTGAACGATTTCTGCCcaacaggaagaagaaagaagaaagctttaTACAGCGGCATAAGCCTCTTCAATAACCCTGTGAAGTACTGGGAGGTGCAGCCTTCAACCTTCCGTTGCATTTTAGCCAGAAACAGCGTGCAGCTTGGAAATTTCCTCAAGTGA